In one window of Sphingomonas sp. BGYR3 DNA:
- a CDS encoding Hsp70 family protein, which translates to MTGDVPASLGLDFGTTNTVVALANGQGAPQLVPFDGEGAGSAVFRSALCFWEDEGAWKGVASEAGPWAIHEYLQSPLDSRFVQSFKTVAASPLFERAQIFGRAFRFEEFGRTFLNHLRNHAGDRLDRLPPRIVVGRPVEYAGWRPDPALARQRYDAMLDQWGTQIHYVYEPLGAAFGFASRLDRPTTLLVADFGGGTTDFSVVRVAEPGRSKRCEPLAAAGIGIAGDHFDKRIVDNLVLPLLGKGGLYRSFGKVLEIPGGYFGEFSDWSRLALMRNRRTLDELRRLQRDAVDPAPIGRMIALIEHEQGFPLYEAVGRAKRNLSMADETRFTFDGGGVRIDVPLTRGQFDQWIAGDLDRIDAAMMSALTKAGVTPEQIDRVFLTGGTSLIPAIRARFEARFGVERIASGDELTSIANGLAMIGQEANPAEWSAD; encoded by the coding sequence GTGACTGGCGACGTGCCGGCTTCGCTCGGCCTCGATTTCGGCACGACCAACACGGTCGTTGCCCTGGCCAATGGACAGGGTGCGCCGCAACTTGTCCCCTTTGACGGGGAAGGGGCGGGCAGCGCCGTGTTCCGTTCCGCCCTGTGTTTCTGGGAGGATGAGGGCGCGTGGAAAGGGGTGGCGAGCGAGGCGGGGCCATGGGCGATCCACGAATATCTGCAATCCCCGCTCGACAGCCGCTTCGTGCAATCGTTCAAGACGGTTGCCGCCAGCCCGTTGTTCGAACGGGCGCAGATTTTCGGCCGCGCCTTCCGGTTCGAAGAGTTTGGCCGCACCTTCCTCAACCATCTGCGCAATCATGCCGGGGATCGGCTCGACCGGCTGCCGCCGCGCATCGTGGTGGGCAGGCCGGTGGAATATGCCGGATGGCGGCCGGACCCGGCGCTCGCCCGGCAACGCTATGACGCGATGCTGGATCAGTGGGGCACGCAAATCCATTATGTGTACGAACCGCTGGGCGCCGCATTCGGCTTTGCATCCCGGCTGGACAGGCCGACGACGCTGCTGGTTGCGGATTTCGGCGGCGGGACGACCGACTTTTCCGTCGTGCGCGTCGCAGAGCCTGGCCGCTCAAAGCGGTGCGAGCCGCTGGCGGCGGCGGGCATCGGCATTGCGGGCGATCATTTCGACAAACGGATCGTCGACAATCTCGTCCTGCCCCTGCTGGGCAAGGGCGGCCTTTATCGCTCGTTCGGCAAGGTGCTGGAAATTCCCGGCGGCTATTTCGGCGAGTTTTCCGACTGGTCCCGCCTTGCCCTGATGCGCAATCGCCGCACGCTGGACGAACTGCGCCGGTTACAGCGGGATGCCGTGGACCCTGCGCCCATCGGCCGGATGATCGCGCTGATCGAGCATGAACAGGGCTTCCCGCTGTACGAGGCGGTGGGCAGGGCCAAGCGCAACCTGTCGATGGCGGACGAAACGCGCTTCACCTTTGACGGCGGCGGGGTGCGCATCGACGTGCCGTTGACCCGCGGCCAGTTCGATCAATGGATTGCGGGCGACCTCGACCGGATCGACGCGGCGATGATGTCCGCGTTGACCAAGGCTGGGGTGACGCCGGAACAGATCGATCGCGTGTTCCTGACCGGCGGCACGTCGCTGATCCCGGCGATCCGCGCGCGGTTCGAGGCGCGGTTCGGCGTGGAACGGATCGCGTCCGGCGATGAACTCACCTCCATCGCCAACGGGCTGGCGATGATCGGGCAAGAGGCCAATCCGGCGGAATGGAGCGCGGACTGA